A section of the Streptomyces sp. SCL15-4 genome encodes:
- a CDS encoding YceI family protein yields MALGLLRRRRSRGASGAVSSISVPLPPGAGAFGFEVLDPMGQPMGGAEVTVTALDSHRIATRGATDPHGYFIATLPPGSYSVMIVAEGLSPAREDLDIAAGVARPTAQVTLQPARQLELPTAGTWLFDPPHTAIRFIAKHVGMAHVHGRFTRFQGSIRIAPNMADSQVAVRIDASSVTTGNNTRDNHLRSADFLDVERYPYIDFTSTRFAHRGGSKWTVHGTLTMHGTSRSVGLDTTYLGSINGGYEQELRCAALAKAELHREDFTLNWRSMLARGIAVVGPTVQLELDVQAMYRTHDTPTPPK; encoded by the coding sequence ATGGCTCTCGGGCTGCTCCGTCGTCGGCGTTCCCGTGGTGCCTCCGGTGCCGTGTCGAGCATTTCGGTCCCGCTGCCGCCCGGCGCCGGGGCGTTCGGCTTCGAGGTGCTCGATCCCATGGGGCAGCCCATGGGCGGAGCCGAGGTCACCGTGACCGCGCTGGACAGCCACCGGATCGCGACGCGTGGCGCCACGGACCCCCACGGCTACTTCATAGCCACGCTGCCACCCGGCTCCTACAGCGTGATGATCGTGGCCGAGGGCCTGTCACCCGCCCGCGAGGACCTCGACATCGCGGCCGGGGTGGCCCGGCCCACCGCACAAGTCACGCTCCAGCCCGCCCGCCAGCTGGAACTTCCGACAGCCGGTACCTGGCTGTTCGACCCTCCGCACACCGCGATCCGGTTCATCGCCAAGCACGTCGGCATGGCCCATGTCCACGGGCGGTTCACCCGCTTCCAGGGCAGCATCCGCATCGCTCCGAACATGGCCGACTCGCAGGTGGCGGTGCGCATCGACGCCTCCAGTGTCACCACGGGCAACAACACCCGCGACAATCACCTGCGTTCGGCCGACTTCCTGGACGTCGAACGCTACCCGTACATCGACTTCACCAGCACCCGGTTCGCCCACCGCGGCGGCTCCAAGTGGACCGTGCACGGCACCCTCACCATGCACGGCACCAGCCGCTCCGTCGGCCTCGACACCACTTACCTCGGGTCGATCAACGGGGGCTACGAACAGGAACTGCGCTGCGCGGCCCTCGCGAAGGCCGAACTTCATCGGGAGGACTTCACCCTCAACTGGCGCTCCATGCTCGCCCGCGGCATCGCCGTCGTCGGGCCGACCGTCCAACTGGAGTTGGACGTACAGGCGATGTACCGCACCCACGACACGCCCACGCCACCGAAGTAA
- a CDS encoding YceI family protein, translated as MGIFGRRQTVVSEPPPALAGATSQGVALDPALQALTGRWTIDRPHSHIGFSVRHAMVTTVRGAFTDYDSTLYFDGAQPSESRADLVIRVASVDTGVEQRDAHIIGADFFDARQYPEMTFHSTSTVHEGGETFRMTGDLTIRDVTRPVDLQLDYLGSVLDPFGFERAGFDGTTTIDRTEWGLVYNQRLKAGGTMVSEKVRLQFDISAIRSTS; from the coding sequence ATGGGTATCTTCGGCCGACGCCAGACCGTCGTCAGCGAGCCGCCCCCGGCTCTCGCGGGGGCCACGTCCCAGGGTGTCGCACTCGACCCGGCACTTCAGGCCCTGACCGGGCGATGGACGATCGACCGCCCCCACAGCCACATCGGATTCTCCGTACGGCACGCCATGGTGACGACGGTCCGGGGGGCTTTCACCGATTACGACAGCACGTTGTACTTCGACGGAGCCCAGCCCTCCGAGTCGCGGGCCGACCTCGTCATCCGGGTCGCGAGCGTCGACACAGGCGTGGAGCAAAGGGACGCGCACATTATCGGCGCCGACTTCTTCGACGCGCGCCAGTACCCGGAAATGACCTTCCACAGCACCTCCACCGTCCACGAAGGCGGAGAGACCTTCCGCATGACCGGGGACCTGACCATCCGCGACGTCACCCGGCCCGTCGACCTGCAACTCGACTACCTCGGCTCGGTGCTGGACCCATTCGGCTTCGAGCGGGCCGGCTTCGACGGCACCACCACCATCGACCGCACCGAGTGGGGCCTGGTCTACAACCAGCGCCTCAAGGCAGGGGGCACCATGGTGAGCGAGAAGGTCCGGCTGCAGTTCGACATCTCCGCGATCCGGTCGACGTCGTAG
- a CDS encoding GNAT family N-acetyltransferase, producing MDTYLETERLTLRRFTADDADLLIELDSDPAVMRYLTGGSPTPPEIVRERHLPNILAGYEKWGGLGLFAAHEKDGGAFIGWYILRPEPEGPLGEVELGYRLRRAAWGKGYATEGSRALLAKAFTELGVRMVWAETMSVNRGSRNIMEKLDMSLADTIPTPSDMEMVEGSEHGGVRYEITKEQWERQR from the coding sequence GTGGACACCTACCTGGAGACCGAGCGTCTCACCCTGCGCCGCTTCACTGCCGATGACGCGGACCTGCTGATCGAGCTGGACAGCGACCCGGCGGTGATGCGCTACCTGACCGGCGGCAGTCCCACCCCGCCGGAGATCGTCCGCGAGCGTCATCTGCCGAACATCCTCGCCGGCTACGAGAAGTGGGGCGGCCTCGGACTGTTCGCCGCGCACGAGAAGGACGGCGGCGCATTCATAGGCTGGTACATCCTGCGTCCCGAGCCGGAGGGTCCGCTCGGCGAGGTCGAACTCGGTTACCGGCTGCGGCGGGCGGCTTGGGGCAAGGGCTATGCCACCGAGGGCTCTCGGGCTTTGCTGGCCAAGGCGTTCACGGAGCTCGGTGTACGCATGGTCTGGGCCGAGACGATGTCCGTGAACCGCGGTTCGCGCAACATCATGGAGAAGCTCGACATGTCACTCGCGGACACCATCCCCACTCCCTCCGATATGGAGATGGTCGAGGGCTCCGAGCATGGCGGCGTACGTTACGAGATCACCAAGGAACAGTGGGAGCGGCAGCGCTGA
- a CDS encoding serine hydrolase domain-containing protein, with product MAAVAALATAAITAGLTLPASAADAEDASAARGGHGATQAALDSVVREGPPGGIALAELGHTTWAGRAGTEDLATGRKPRTDDRFRTGSITKTFVATVMLQLEAEGKLSLDDTVDDWLPGLVAGNGNDGSKVKLLQLLNHTSGIYSYTDDEAFKRQEFSTDFLRHRYDTWTPRQVVRLAISHRPAFAPGDGWSYSDTNYVITSMVIQKATGHTYAHEIEHRILRPLRLDSTSVPGASPLLPGPSGRAYSKLTGELAGPGEPDSATYDVTEFNPSFAGAAGEMISDNRDLNRFYRALFSGRLLQKPQLEKMMTTVSVGNVPHFSYGLGLMKMTLSCGTEVWGHNGGIQGSISETTATADGDHVLSMNFNGDWNVHEQRVVDAEFCGS from the coding sequence GTGGCCGCCGTCGCAGCGCTGGCGACGGCGGCGATCACCGCTGGCCTCACCCTGCCGGCGTCGGCCGCGGACGCCGAGGACGCGTCGGCCGCACGCGGCGGGCACGGGGCCACCCAGGCGGCCTTGGACTCGGTCGTGCGAGAAGGTCCGCCTGGTGGTATCGCCCTCGCCGAGCTGGGGCACACCACCTGGGCGGGGCGTGCGGGCACTGAGGATCTGGCGACCGGCCGGAAGCCGCGCACCGATGACCGGTTCCGGACCGGCTCGATCACCAAGACGTTCGTGGCCACGGTGATGCTCCAGCTGGAAGCCGAAGGAAAACTGAGCCTGGACGACACCGTGGACGACTGGCTGCCGGGTCTGGTGGCGGGAAACGGCAACGACGGCAGCAAGGTCAAACTATTGCAGCTCCTCAACCACACCAGCGGCATCTACAGCTACACCGACGACGAAGCCTTCAAAAGGCAGGAGTTCAGCACCGACTTCCTCCGGCACCGCTACGACACCTGGACGCCCCGCCAGGTCGTCCGGCTCGCCATCTCCCACCGGCCCGCCTTCGCCCCCGGCGACGGCTGGAGCTACTCGGACACCAACTATGTGATCACCTCCATGGTGATCCAGAAGGCCACCGGACACACCTACGCCCACGAGATCGAGCACCGCATCCTCCGCCCCCTGCGTCTGGATTCCACGAGTGTGCCGGGGGCCAGCCCTCTGCTCCCGGGGCCGAGCGGGCGCGCCTACTCGAAGCTGACCGGGGAACTCGCCGGACCCGGGGAACCGGACAGCGCGACCTACGATGTCACCGAGTTCAACCCCTCCTTCGCGGGCGCCGCCGGAGAGATGATCTCCGACAACCGCGATCTCAACCGATTCTACCGGGCCCTGTTCTCCGGCCGGCTCCTTCAGAAGCCCCAGCTGGAGAAGATGATGACGACCGTGTCGGTCGGGAACGTGCCGCACTTCTCCTACGGCCTGGGACTGATGAAAATGACGTTGTCATGCGGCACCGAGGTATGGGGGCACAACGGCGGCATCCAGGGCTCCATCTCGGAGACCACGGCAACGGCGGACGGCGATCACGTGCTGTCGATGAACTTCAACGGCGACTGGAACGTCCACGAACAGCGGGTCGTCGACGCCGAGTTCTGCGGCTCCTGA
- a CDS encoding GNAT family N-acetyltransferase, producing MHEVKLSDGIIALSPLCLDDAEAHLAGEDEPLVRWLSGGPGTREGVEAYIRHCREQWVTAGPLRAFGIRVGADETLAGTIDLRFAAEGLAPGQVNVAYGLYPSWRGRGLATRAVLLVSRYAASEGGKEAVIRVEPENAASAAVAQRAGFIPGKHTYGEDGTRLDWFIRDLCIEAQ from the coding sequence ATGCATGAAGTGAAGCTGTCCGACGGGATCATCGCTCTGTCTCCCCTGTGCTTGGACGATGCCGAGGCGCACCTCGCGGGGGAGGATGAGCCGCTGGTTCGCTGGCTCAGCGGCGGTCCCGGCACACGCGAGGGCGTGGAAGCGTACATCCGGCACTGTCGGGAACAGTGGGTGACCGCCGGGCCACTCCGCGCTTTCGGCATTCGGGTAGGCGCCGATGAGACGCTCGCGGGGACGATCGACCTGCGGTTCGCAGCAGAGGGCTTGGCTCCCGGCCAGGTGAATGTCGCCTACGGCCTCTACCCGTCCTGGAGGGGGCGCGGCCTGGCCACCCGTGCGGTCCTCCTGGTCTCCCGGTACGCGGCAAGTGAGGGCGGGAAGGAGGCAGTGATCCGGGTAGAGCCGGAGAACGCCGCATCTGCCGCAGTCGCCCAGCGGGCGGGGTTCATCCCCGGCAAGCACACGTACGGCGAGGACGGGACACGTCTCGACTGGTTCATCCGGGACCTGTGCATCGAGGCCCAGTGA
- a CDS encoding transposase — MAGVVTASEPSWIAPFTGLSPRQFNKLVTALRREGADPVRKGRPWSLPLEDRVLLVAAYWRTNLTLRQLAPLFEVSKSAADRIVDHLGPSLALQPRKRFRRDAVLIVDGTLVPTRDHQVAEQSKNYRCSTHHQVVIDADTRLVVAVGRPLPGHRNDCKAWELSGAKAAVGRTTVIADGGYRGTGLVIPHRREKGQAELPAWKEEHNTSHRKVRARVEHAFARMKSWKILRDCRLKGDGVHHTMLGIARLRNLALAG; from the coding sequence GTGGCTGGTGTGGTCACGGCGTCGGAGCCGTCCTGGATAGCCCCGTTCACCGGGCTGAGCCCGCGGCAGTTCAACAAGCTGGTCACCGCGTTGCGGCGCGAGGGCGCGGATCCGGTGCGCAAAGGCCGACCGTGGAGCCTGCCGCTGGAGGACCGCGTGCTGCTGGTCGCGGCGTACTGGCGGACGAACCTGACGCTGCGCCAACTGGCGCCCCTGTTCGAGGTGTCCAAGTCCGCTGCCGACCGGATCGTCGATCATCTCGGCCCGTCGCTGGCACTGCAGCCGCGCAAGCGGTTCCGCCGCGACGCCGTGCTCATCGTGGACGGCACTCTGGTCCCCACCCGCGACCACCAGGTCGCCGAGCAGTCGAAGAACTACCGCTGTTCAACCCATCACCAGGTCGTCATCGACGCCGACACCCGCCTGGTCGTCGCGGTCGGCCGGCCACTGCCGGGCCACCGCAACGACTGCAAGGCATGGGAGCTGTCCGGTGCGAAGGCCGCCGTTGGCAGAACCACGGTCATCGCGGACGGCGGCTACCGGGGTACCGGCCTGGTCATCCCGCACCGCCGCGAGAAAGGCCAGGCCGAACTCCCCGCCTGGAAAGAGGAACACAACACCTCCCACCGCAAGGTCCGCGCCCGTGTCGAGCATGCGTTCGCCCGCATGAAGAGCTGGAAGATCCTCCGCGACTGCCGCCTGAAAGGCGACGGTGTCCACCACACCATGCTCGGCATCGCCCGCCTGCGCAACCTCGCCCTCGCGGGATAA
- a CDS encoding helix-turn-helix domain-containing protein — protein sequence METRRIDPVNCSVARALSVVGERWSLLIVREALDGARRFGEFHSRLGIAKNLLATRLETLVTAGVMRRVPYQEPGNRQRFAYELTEQGRALRPTLVALLEWGDTYLADPQGPSVIVRHRPIDDASSCDEPVKVVLECAAGHSHLAPEDVCRTPGPGARFLESS from the coding sequence ATGGAGACGCGGCGAATCGACCCGGTGAACTGCTCGGTGGCGCGCGCCCTCTCGGTGGTGGGGGAGCGCTGGTCGCTGCTGATCGTCCGTGAAGCGCTGGACGGCGCGCGCCGGTTCGGAGAGTTCCACTCCCGCCTCGGGATCGCCAAGAATCTCCTGGCGACTCGGCTCGAAACCTTGGTGACCGCGGGAGTGATGCGCCGCGTGCCCTATCAGGAGCCCGGAAACCGGCAGCGCTTCGCCTACGAGCTCACCGAGCAGGGCCGGGCGTTGCGGCCCACGCTCGTGGCGCTCCTGGAATGGGGCGACACCTACCTCGCCGACCCGCAGGGCCCGTCGGTCATCGTCCGGCACCGGCCCATCGACGATGCGAGCTCCTGCGACGAGCCGGTCAAGGTCGTCCTCGAGTGCGCTGCGGGGCACAGCCACCTCGCCCCGGAAGACGTCTGCCGCACGCCCGGGCCGGGCGCGCGCTTCCTGGAAAGCTCCTGA
- a CDS encoding MarR family winged helix-turn-helix transcriptional regulator: MRNTDRAADGTGDRGVPGAPGAARVAAGLGELLGPLRRAVLRATRNAEGLPDLPEAQIELLRALSSSPEGLSPGAAAARVRVAPSTVSNLVRAMSAARLVERVRPEHDQRTVVLTASKEALHLLERYDRASTAALTRVVEELSDADRAALHQALPALDRLVTALETGDSTRPDSISP, from the coding sequence ATGCGTAACACAGACAGAGCGGCGGACGGGACGGGCGACCGCGGTGTACCCGGCGCGCCGGGGGCGGCACGCGTCGCGGCCGGACTGGGCGAGCTTCTGGGGCCGCTGCGGCGCGCGGTCCTGCGCGCCACCCGCAACGCCGAGGGGTTGCCGGACCTGCCGGAGGCGCAGATCGAACTGCTGCGGGCCCTGTCCTCCTCGCCCGAGGGCCTCAGCCCCGGTGCGGCGGCCGCACGCGTGCGGGTGGCACCGTCCACCGTGAGCAACCTGGTGCGGGCGATGTCCGCCGCTCGGCTGGTGGAACGGGTCCGGCCCGAGCACGACCAACGGACCGTGGTGCTCACCGCGTCGAAGGAGGCCCTTCACCTGCTGGAGCGCTATGACCGGGCCAGCACCGCGGCGCTCACCCGCGTCGTGGAGGAGCTGTCCGACGCCGACCGGGCGGCGCTGCACCAGGCGCTGCCGGCTCTGGACCGGCTGGTCACCGCGCTGGAGACGGGCGACAGCACCCGTCCCGACTCGATCAGTCCTTGA
- a CDS encoding phenolic acid decarboxylase has product MTTAHDTPTTVENPNPPQDLSGIVGHRFIYTYANGWQYEMYVKNATTIDYRIHSGMVGGRWVKDQEVDLVRLADDVYKVSWNEPTGTSVVVNVLPRRRVLHGTIFFPQWIEQDGSKTVLYQNDHLEEMRAYRDAGPTYPIYVVPEFARITLFEYVGENDESVVAVGPEDLPRGFADRTN; this is encoded by the coding sequence ATGACCACCGCGCACGACACCCCGACGACCGTCGAGAACCCCAACCCGCCGCAGGATCTGTCCGGCATCGTCGGGCACCGGTTCATCTACACGTACGCCAACGGCTGGCAGTACGAGATGTACGTCAAGAACGCCACGACCATCGACTACCGCATCCACTCCGGGATGGTCGGCGGCCGCTGGGTGAAGGACCAGGAGGTCGACCTGGTGCGGCTCGCCGACGACGTCTACAAGGTGTCCTGGAACGAACCGACCGGCACCTCGGTCGTCGTCAACGTGCTGCCCCGCCGGCGAGTCCTGCACGGCACCATCTTCTTCCCGCAGTGGATCGAGCAGGACGGCAGCAAGACGGTGCTCTACCAGAACGACCACCTGGAGGAGATGCGCGCCTACCGGGACGCCGGCCCCACCTACCCGATCTACGTCGTCCCGGAGTTCGCCCGCATCACCCTGTTCGAGTACGTCGGCGAGAACGACGAGAGCGTCGTCGCGGTGGGCCCCGAGGACCTGCCCCGGGGCTTCGCCGACCGCACCAACTGA